In the genome of Vibrio ziniensis, the window CAGTCCAAGCCAATCCACTGTGGATTTTCTGGATGTTCAGGGTTCACAAACACGTTGCCCGGATGCATGTCAGCATGGAAGAAGCTGTCGCGAAATACCTGAGTAAAAAATACGCTTACACCACGCTCAGCCAGCAACTTCATATTGGTGCCGTTGTCTCGCAGACGTTCTACATCAGAAACCTGAATGCCGTATATTCGCTCAGAAACCATGACAGTTTCATTACTCAAATCGCTAATAATTTCAGGAACGTACAGTTCATCACTGCCTTCAAAATTGCGACGCAGACGAATCGCGTTAGCCGCTTCTCTGCGCAGATCTAATTCATCAATCAGTGTTTTTTCGTATTCGCGCACCACTTCAACAGGCTTAAGACGCTTAGTCTCTGGAGTGGCTTTAGCAACAATACGCGCCATGCGATACATCAGCTTCAGATCGGCATCAATCACAGGGCGAATATCAGGGCGAATCACTTTTAGAACGATATCACGACCGTTCTCTTTCAGTTTGGCGGTATGCACCTGCGCAATCGAAGCCGATGCGAGCGGTTCGATAGCAAAATCGTCAAACCAAGTATCTAAACTTCCGCCTAACGCTTTTTCCATTTGCTGCTTAGCAAGATTGCCATCAAATGGCGCGACCTTATCTTGTAACAGCGCAAGTTGATCGGCGATATGTGGCGGGAACAGATCACGACGGGTCGACATCATCTGACCGAATTTAATCCACACTGGCCCTAGCTCTTGCAGCGCAAGACGCAGACGTTCACCTAGCGGTTTATCGCTATGCTTATTGCGAAGCCAAAACAGAGATTTGCGTAGCAGACGCGGCACTTTGGTAAGCTGATGATCAGGTAAAAATTCATCCAGCCCGTATTCGAGCTGAACTTTGATAATTCGATATAGGCGCTTAATTTCTGAAGGCGTCATACGTTATTTGGCAACCTCAGCATTTTTCTGACTCACTTTGTCAAGCAGAGCGGATAGCTTAGCTTCTAAGCGTGAAGCGTGACTTTTCACCTCATCCACTTGGTCACAGAAATACGCGATTTCTAACGGTGCAGGTGCAATACGCCACTCTTCCGTCAACACCTGTGCAAGATGATTCTGATGCTTGGTAAACTGAGAGGTCAACAGCGAACCCACATTTTTTGCGCCCTGCACTACGGTGTGAGCCACCACATCACCAGTGACGCGCGACAACCACTCTTCAATATCAGGCTTACAGTCTGTCATCAGTTGAGAAAACTTTTGCGCCAGTTGGATGTCACCCTCTAGCACTAACTTGTCTTGCTTGATGAGCTTAGTGATATTGGCTTGTTCACGTAGTTCAGGCAGTACCGAAAGATGCAGTGACAAGTAGCAGTCTGGTTTACCTTCATAATTTGCCAACACGTCGATCTGTTGGCTGAAGACGAACGTCAGTGTCTTGTTCAGTTCTTTGAGGTGTACCTGAATAACCTGCCCTTTAAGCCGAGCAAGACGACGCCCCAAGTTAGGGTCGTCTTTAATCAGAGTATTGAGAGAGGTTTCAATCACCGCAGTGACAAGAGGTTCAAACGGCATAGGCGGTCCTTAGAATTTGTAACCGCGGTGCAGTGCGACGATGCCACCAGTCAGGTTGTAGTAGCTCGCTTGCTCGAAACCTGCGTCAACCATCATACCTTTTAACGTTTCTTGGTCTGGGTGCATACGGATCGATTCTGCTAAATAACGATAGCTGTCTGCATCGTTGGCAATCAGTTCACCCATTTTTGGCAAAATATGGAAAGAGTACGCGTCATAGATTTTTGAAAGTGGTTCGATGATCGGCTTAGAAAACTCCAAAACTAACAGACGGCCACCTGGTTTTAATACGCGGTACATAGAACGCAGTGCTTTATCTTTGTCTGTTACGTTACGCAGACAGAAACTGATGGTGATGCAGTCAAAATGGTTATCTGGGAATGGCAGCTCTTCCGCGTTCGCTTGAACAAAGTCGATGTTACCCACAATGCCACGGTCACGCAGTTTGTCACGACCGACGTTAAGCATTGAGTTATTGATGTCTGCCAGAATAACGTGACCTTTATCGCCAACAATGCGAGAGAACTTCGCCGCTAAGTCCCCCGTACCACCGCCAAGATCGAGAATATTTTGTCCCGGACGAGCGCCAGAGCAATCAATCGTAAATCGTTTCCATAGTCGATGGACACCACCCGACATTAAGTCGTTCATGATGTCGTATTTCGCTGCTACTGAGTGAAATACCTGAGCAACTTTGGTTGCTTTTTCTTCTTTACGAACGGTTTCGAAACCGAAATGCGTTGTTTCTTGGTCTGTCATTGCTGTATTCGTTTGCACGCTACTACTGTCCGTCATCGTTACTATCCGTCATCAAGGTCGCTATTGCGCCCGCCATCATTCGTTTTTTTCATTTCGTTGCTGTACAGCGCACTTTTTTGTGGCGAACTTTTCTGTTGAGAAAACAGGTGTTCAAAAAGGTGTCTAAACTGCTGCGGGCAATCAGTTTACTTTATCCTCTCCTTGATGTCTTTCTACTTCTCCCTGATGTGTTTCAACCGGAGGAGCAATTTCATAATCTTCGCCAATTTGCGCCTTTTCAGCCCACTGCGAATGAATGGAACGTTTTACTTCAACACCAAGCTGTTTAAAGCTTTCCGCCTGACTGATTGCATTACCTCGACCAGAAACAAGTTTGTTCATCGCCCCCTGATAATTTTGGTTTGCTCTGTCTAACGCTGAGCCTAACCCTTCCATATCATCAACAAATAGACGTAGCTTGTCGTAGAGTTTGCTGGCTCGCTCGGCGATTAGTCGTGCGTTCTGGTTCTGGCGGTCATTACGCCATAGGTTATCAATGGTGCGCAGTGCCACCAGCAACGTGGTTGGACTCACCAGAATAATGTTTTGCTCCATCGCATCTTTCACCAAGCTAGGATCCGCTTGAATAGCGACTTGGAAGGCAGGCTCAACCGGAATAAACATCAGCACATAATCTAAGCTCTCAATACCACGCAACTGATGGTAATCTTTTTGGCTTAACCCTTTGATGTGGTTGCGTAATGCAAGCAAGTGATCACGCAGTGCGATATCGCGCTCTTCATCAGTTTCGGCATGGAAGTAGCGTTCATAAGCCACCAGAGCCATTTTCGAATCCACTACCACTTGTTTATCTTGTGGCAGATGCACAATCACATCTGGCTGATAACGTTTGCCCATGTCATTTTGCAAGCTGACCTGAGTTTCGTACTCGTGACCTTCACGCAAACCCGATTCTGCCAGCACACGAGCCAGTACGACTTCTCCCCAATTACCTTGCTGCTTGTTGTCGCCTTTTAGTGCCTGAGTAAGGTTCAACGCCTCTTTGGCCATCTGCTCATTGAGGTTTTGCAGATTGCGTAGCTCGTGAACTAAGGTGTGACGTTCTTTGGCTTCGTTATTGAAGTTGTCGTTCACTTGTTTACGGAAACCTTCTAACTGCTCTTTAAGCGGACTTAGCAAACCATCCAAACTCTGTTTGTTTTGCTGATCCACTTTTGCCGCTTTCTCTTCAAATACTTGGTTCGCCAAATGTTCAAATTGCTGTTTCAAGCGCTCTTCTGCACTTTCAAGCAGACGCAATTTTTCTGCACTGGATTCTAGTTGCTGCTGATGACGCACTTCCTGTTCACGCAATTGCACATCCAGCTGCGCCTTTTGCTCGCGCAACTGGTTGAGATCTTCATTGTACTGGTCACGCTCAAGCTTTACGGCATCGAAATAGCGAAGCTTTTCCATCGCTGCCATAAGTTTGCCGTGCAGTTGCTTGAGTTCGTACTCGGCTTTGTCACGATCTTGATCGAGCTCTTCCAGCTCCCCTAAACTGTTGTTCAACGATACTTTTAACTGCTCAATTTGCTGTTGATACCAGCGAGCATCATTGATAATTTGCTGATCAAGCAGTTGGGTTCTGACCGCCATTCTTTGCTTCACCCAAAGGCCAATCACGCTCCCCGATATAATCGCACTGGCAAGTGCAGGAGCCCAAAGCAGTATGTTGTTGATAATCCATTGCATCATAAAGGTGTACTTCGTCTAGTCATGACTTAAGTCTGTTGACAAAAATGGTATTTCTATACTGGATAAATGTCCAGTTTGTGGCGCATTTATTCCACCGTTAGACTAGCCAAATAACATTAAGTAAAGTTAGGAAAAACAAATGAACGAGCGTCGTGCATTAGCGCTGGGACTGTCCGCAGTTCTGTTTTGGTCCACCGTTGCTACAGCTTTCAAAATCACGTTGGCAGAGTTCACGCCAATTCAAATGCTCACTATTGCAAGTATTGTCTCTGCACTGGCTTTATTCATTATTTGTGCCCTTCGGGGTCATTTAAATCTGATCACCAGCACTTTTTTTGCCAATCCTTGGTATTACTTGCTGTTAGGGCTAATTAACCCTCTGGCTTACTATCTCATTATATTTAAAGCGTACTCCTTGCTCCCAGCCTCGCAAGCTCAATCCATTAATTATAGCTGGGCAATCACCTTAACGTTTATGGCTGCCATTTTCTTGGGTCAGACTATCAGAAAACAAGATTGGTTAGCCTGTGTACTCAGTTACTTAGGCGTGATTGTGATAGCCACCAAAGGCGATGTTCTCAGTTTGAAATTCGACAGCCCTTTGGGTGTCGGTTTAGCGCTGCTTTCTACCTTACTATGGGCGGGATACTGGATACTCAACACCAAAAACCAAGCCGAACCGGTTGTAGTGGTATTGTTAGGCTTTCTTGTTGCAATACCATTTGCTATCGGATTGAACGTTTATGAAGGTGCGCCATGGGGTCAAATCAGTTTTAAAGGCTGGGCCGCAGTGACCTACGTCGGATTGTTTGAAATGGGGATAACCTTTGTGCTGTGGCTGAGCGCGCTGAAAAACACCAACAATACCGCACGCATCAGTAACCTGATCTTTGCTGCGCCCTTTATCTCACTGATTTTACTTGCCACCATCATAGGTGAAGATATTCACCCTTCGACCTTAGTTGGCCTGGTGATGATCATTATTGGTCTAGTGGTGCAGCAACTGAAATTTTCAAGCAAGCAAACACGCTCAGTTTCATCTTCATGACTATGTTTTAGCATTTGTCTTTTGGTTCTCCCCCTCAGATGAGGGGGAGTTAGAGGGGGTTGAAGTCCACTGAACTTATTATATTGCAATCTTAATTCAGTGTGGTGAAAGCAACCCCACCCAGCCTCCCCTTCGAAAGGGGAGGAGTAAAGACTTGTGACTAAGAGACAGTCTCCTGAGGGGGAGAAACCAAGAGCGAGATGCGGGAAGGTTCTTACTGTGGATTTAAAACAGCTGATGAGCTAACACCACGCCTTGGCCACGTACTTTGTCGATTTCCACATACACATCCGCTGATAACGACAACGCTTTTGCGGCGGGATGACGAGTGAGAAACGTGCGTTTTTCTCGTTCATCGAACAATGAATCCCAGCGCTTATGGATTTCTCGAGCCAGAAATAAAACGCACGCTAAGCGCTTAGCTTCTGTCGCCCTTCCCGGATGGTTCACATTTTCTATCGCGTCCGCCATATCCGAGGGAAATTGCCACTCACGAGCCAATCTTGCTCCAAGCTCCTGAGCATCGGTATCGAGCAGCTCTTTTTGCACCGCAACCAACTCTTCACCATGCTCTACCCGATATTTAATTTTCGCAGCAATTTCTGGCTCTAAGGCGTGAATCATCAGTTCGCCAATGTTGTG includes:
- the ubiB gene encoding ubiquinone biosynthesis regulatory protein kinase UbiB encodes the protein MTPSEIKRLYRIIKVQLEYGLDEFLPDHQLTKVPRLLRKSLFWLRNKHSDKPLGERLRLALQELGPVWIKFGQMMSTRRDLFPPHIADQLALLQDKVAPFDGNLAKQQMEKALGGSLDTWFDDFAIEPLASASIAQVHTAKLKENGRDIVLKVIRPDIRPVIDADLKLMYRMARIVAKATPETKRLKPVEVVREYEKTLIDELDLRREAANAIRLRRNFEGSDELYVPEIISDLSNETVMVSERIYGIQVSDVERLRDNGTNMKLLAERGVSVFFTQVFRDSFFHADMHPGNVFVNPEHPENPQWIGLDCGIVGTLNSEDKRYLAENFLAFFNRDYRKVAELHVDSGWVPHDTNIDEFEVAIRIVCEPIFAKPLCEISFGHVLLNLFNTARRFNMEVQPQLVLLQKTLLYVEGLGRQLYPQLDLWQTAKPFLEKWMMNQVGPQAVINAVKERAPFWAEKLPELPELLYDSLRQGKVMNQRIEKLYQGYRETKRQQSTGKFLFGIGATLVVCSAILVASHLEQLAVGSAIAGFTFWLFSWRAYRQ
- a CDS encoding ubiquinone biosynthesis accessory factor UbiJ codes for the protein MPFEPLVTAVIETSLNTLIKDDPNLGRRLARLKGQVIQVHLKELNKTLTFVFSQQIDVLANYEGKPDCYLSLHLSVLPELREQANITKLIKQDKLVLEGDIQLAQKFSQLMTDCKPDIEEWLSRVTGDVVAHTVVQGAKNVGSLLTSQFTKHQNHLAQVLTEEWRIAPAPLEIAYFCDQVDEVKSHASRLEAKLSALLDKVSQKNAEVAK
- the ubiE gene encoding bifunctional demethylmenaquinone methyltransferase/2-methoxy-6-polyprenyl-1,4-benzoquinol methylase UbiE; its protein translation is MTDSSSVQTNTAMTDQETTHFGFETVRKEEKATKVAQVFHSVAAKYDIMNDLMSGGVHRLWKRFTIDCSGARPGQNILDLGGGTGDLAAKFSRIVGDKGHVILADINNSMLNVGRDKLRDRGIVGNIDFVQANAEELPFPDNHFDCITISFCLRNVTDKDKALRSMYRVLKPGGRLLVLEFSKPIIEPLSKIYDAYSFHILPKMGELIANDADSYRYLAESIRMHPDQETLKGMMVDAGFEQASYYNLTGGIVALHRGYKF
- the rmuC gene encoding DNA recombination protein RmuC — protein: MQWIINNILLWAPALASAIISGSVIGLWVKQRMAVRTQLLDQQIINDARWYQQQIEQLKVSLNNSLGELEELDQDRDKAEYELKQLHGKLMAAMEKLRYFDAVKLERDQYNEDLNQLREQKAQLDVQLREQEVRHQQQLESSAEKLRLLESAEERLKQQFEHLANQVFEEKAAKVDQQNKQSLDGLLSPLKEQLEGFRKQVNDNFNNEAKERHTLVHELRNLQNLNEQMAKEALNLTQALKGDNKQQGNWGEVVLARVLAESGLREGHEYETQVSLQNDMGKRYQPDVIVHLPQDKQVVVDSKMALVAYERYFHAETDEERDIALRDHLLALRNHIKGLSQKDYHQLRGIESLDYVLMFIPVEPAFQVAIQADPSLVKDAMEQNIILVSPTTLLVALRTIDNLWRNDRQNQNARLIAERASKLYDKLRLFVDDMEGLGSALDRANQNYQGAMNKLVSGRGNAISQAESFKQLGVEVKRSIHSQWAEKAQIGEDYEIAPPVETHQGEVERHQGEDKVN
- a CDS encoding DMT family transporter, whose amino-acid sequence is MNERRALALGLSAVLFWSTVATAFKITLAEFTPIQMLTIASIVSALALFIICALRGHLNLITSTFFANPWYYLLLGLINPLAYYLIIFKAYSLLPASQAQSINYSWAITLTFMAAIFLGQTIRKQDWLACVLSYLGVIVIATKGDVLSLKFDSPLGVGLALLSTLLWAGYWILNTKNQAEPVVVVLLGFLVAIPFAIGLNVYEGAPWGQISFKGWAAVTYVGLFEMGITFVLWLSALKNTNNTARISNLIFAAPFISLILLATIIGEDIHPSTLVGLVMIIIGLVVQQLKFSSKQTRSVSSS
- a CDS encoding HDOD domain-containing protein — its product is MNQEALLSRFNELPRIESIQQELLNMVNSDNLNFSELSRKMSMDQVLSARVLRMANSAQFGGTQGVSTINEAIIRVGSGAVRTLVASSVVSGVFPKLETLNIKDYWANTFEIAMIASKLARAARIDPNEAFTTGVLHNIGELMIHALEPEIAAKIKYRVEHGEELVAVQKELLDTDAQELGARLAREWQFPSDMADAIENVNHPGRATEAKRLACVLFLAREIHKRWDSLFDEREKRTFLTRHPAAKALSLSADVYVEIDKVRGQGVVLAHQLF